The following proteins are encoded in a genomic region of Aliiroseovarius sp. F47248L:
- a CDS encoding sigma-54 dependent transcriptional regulator, with protein MSDILIVDDERDIRELISDILEDEGFTTRLAGTSDEAVAAVKAELPSLMILDIWLKDSAMDGIDILKMVKREHPEVPVVIISGHGNIEIAVAAIKQGAYDFIEKPFNIDQLMVVITRAMETSRLRRENTELKRRDTHPTEMIGSSAAFKSLKSHLDKVTKSNGRVLLSGAAGAGKEMAARYVHANSDRATAPFVVVNSASIEADRMEEVLFGRESAERGVEPGLLEEANGGVLYFDEVADMPLGTQSKILRVLVDQRFQRVGGNDKVSVDLRVISSTNRDLQVEIEGGRFREELYHRLNVVPIAVPPLGERREDIPELARYFLQAFNRDQGLPLRDLTEDAEAMLQTMQWPGNVRQLKNMIERVLILGEGTGPIQATDLPGQDSGDDDSGEQGVVVSGALAMMPLREAREAFEREYLLTQINRFGGNISRTANFVGMERSALHRKLKSLGVVTGSKAGARVAYVADENEETEIEADA; from the coding sequence ATGAGCGATATTCTGATTGTCGATGACGAACGGGACATCCGGGAACTGATCTCGGATATTCTGGAGGACGAGGGGTTTACGACCCGATTGGCGGGTACGTCAGACGAAGCCGTGGCGGCGGTGAAAGCAGAATTGCCGTCACTCATGATCTTGGACATCTGGCTAAAAGATTCTGCGATGGACGGAATAGACATCCTGAAGATGGTCAAACGCGAACATCCCGAGGTGCCAGTGGTTATCATCTCGGGTCACGGTAATATCGAAATTGCCGTCGCTGCGATCAAGCAAGGGGCCTATGACTTCATCGAAAAACCCTTCAACATTGATCAGTTGATGGTGGTGATCACCCGGGCGATGGAAACCAGTCGATTGCGCCGCGAGAACACCGAGTTGAAGCGCCGCGATACTCATCCGACCGAGATGATTGGATCAAGTGCGGCGTTTAAGTCACTGAAATCGCATCTGGACAAAGTAACAAAGTCAAATGGGCGTGTACTTCTGTCTGGGGCCGCCGGTGCGGGCAAAGAGATGGCCGCACGCTATGTTCACGCCAATTCTGACCGGGCCACGGCGCCGTTTGTGGTGGTCAACTCGGCCTCGATCGAAGCGGACCGCATGGAGGAAGTTCTGTTCGGTCGCGAAAGCGCCGAGCGTGGCGTCGAACCGGGATTGCTGGAAGAAGCCAATGGCGGCGTTCTTTACTTCGACGAAGTGGCCGACATGCCACTGGGCACGCAATCCAAGATCCTGCGTGTCCTGGTTGATCAGCGGTTTCAGAGAGTCGGTGGCAACGACAAGGTCTCGGTCGATCTGCGCGTCATTTCGTCGACCAACCGCGATTTGCAGGTTGAAATTGAAGGTGGTCGATTCCGTGAAGAGCTGTATCATCGCTTGAACGTGGTGCCGATTGCGGTGCCTCCTCTGGGCGAACGGCGCGAGGACATACCAGAGCTAGCACGCTATTTCCTGCAGGCTTTCAATCGTGACCAGGGATTGCCGCTGCGCGATCTGACCGAGGATGCGGAAGCCATGCTTCAGACCATGCAATGGCCCGGAAACGTACGGCAATTGAAGAACATGATCGAGCGTGTGTTAATTCTGGGGGAAGGCACAGGGCCAATTCAGGCCACGGACCTGCCGGGGCAGGACAGCGGTGACGATGACAGTGGAGAGCAGGGTGTCGTGGTCTCAGGTGCGCTGGCGATGATGCCCTTGCGCGAAGCCCGCGAGGCGTTTGAGCGGGAATACCTTCTGACCCAGATCAATCGATTTGGCGGAAATATCTCACGCACGGCCAATTTCGTCGGCATGGAACGGTCGGCCCTGCACCGCAAGCTGAAATCCCTTGGTGTTGTAACCGGGTCAAAAGCGGGGGCCCGGGTTGCCTATGTCGCAGATGAAAACGAAGAGACCGAAATCGAGGCTGACGCCTGA
- the trkA gene encoding Trk system potassium transporter TrkA: MKVIICGAGQVGWQIARHLSSEKNDVTVVDNNAELVARATDTLDVQGVAGHASYPDVLDRAGARDADMIIAATHSDEVNMVTCQIAHSVFAIPRKIARLRAQSYLDAIYADMYRRDHLPIDVVISPEREVAQAVLKRLQAPSAFDIESFMDSRVQLLGIQIADDCPVVNTPLRQLTDLFSTLSAVVVGIRREGSLFAPEAGDQLFGGDQIYVFTRTEDVNRTLEVFGKSVKRQERVVILGGGNVGLAVARELENRTDRIRAKVVELNRAVAERAADALERTVVLHGDAMNIELMKEAGVPRADAILSVTDDDRVNLLAAVRAKAAGCAMSICLINDPSLVNLMGPLKIDAYINPRTQTVSSILRHIRRGKVREVYSLGDAEAEVIEAQVLSTSPIAGKAVRDIDFPEGVLVGAILKGDKVVKPTGKTRVDEGDVVALFSMAADVPEVERLLQVTIDFF, translated from the coding sequence ATGAAGGTCATCATTTGCGGTGCCGGTCAGGTGGGCTGGCAAATTGCGCGTCACCTGTCCAGTGAAAAGAATGACGTGACGGTGGTGGACAACAACGCCGAGCTTGTCGCGCGAGCAACTGACACGTTGGACGTGCAGGGGGTGGCTGGCCATGCCTCTTATCCCGATGTTCTGGATCGCGCCGGGGCAAGGGATGCCGACATGATCATCGCGGCGACCCATTCAGACGAGGTGAACATGGTCACCTGCCAGATTGCGCATTCCGTGTTCGCGATCCCGCGAAAGATCGCGCGGCTGCGTGCGCAAAGCTATCTGGATGCGATCTACGCCGACATGTATCGGCGCGATCACCTGCCCATTGATGTTGTGATCAGCCCGGAACGCGAGGTGGCGCAAGCGGTGTTGAAACGACTGCAGGCACCCTCGGCCTTTGATATCGAAAGTTTCATGGATTCGCGGGTGCAGCTTTTGGGCATTCAGATCGCCGACGACTGCCCGGTTGTGAACACGCCCCTGCGACAGTTGACCGATCTATTCTCGACGCTCAGCGCGGTGGTGGTTGGCATCCGCCGTGAAGGGTCCTTGTTTGCGCCCGAGGCCGGAGATCAGCTGTTTGGCGGCGATCAGATATATGTGTTCACCCGCACTGAAGATGTGAACCGTACCCTTGAGGTGTTCGGAAAGTCGGTAAAGCGTCAGGAACGTGTTGTCATTCTGGGCGGTGGAAATGTGGGGCTGGCCGTTGCGCGTGAATTGGAAAACCGAACCGACCGCATCCGCGCCAAAGTTGTGGAATTGAACCGCGCGGTCGCCGAACGCGCTGCGGACGCGTTGGAGCGCACCGTTGTCCTGCATGGCGACGCGATGAATATCGAACTGATGAAAGAAGCTGGCGTACCTCGCGCCGACGCCATCTTGTCGGTGACCGATGATGATCGAGTGAACCTGTTGGCGGCGGTCCGGGCGAAGGCGGCGGGATGTGCGATGTCGATCTGTCTGATCAACGATCCATCACTGGTCAACCTGATGGGACCGTTGAAAATCGACGCCTATATCAACCCGCGCACACAGACCGTCAGCTCGATCCTGCGCCACATTCGCCGCGGGAAAGTGCGCGAGGTTTATTCGCTGGGGGATGCCGAGGCCGAAGTGATCGAGGCACAGGTGCTGTCTACATCGCCCATTGCAGGCAAGGCGGTGCGTGACATCGACTTTCCCGAAGGGGTTCTAGTCGGTGCGATCCTGAAGGGCGACAAGGTTGTGAAACCAACGGGCAAGACACGGGTCGACGAAGGGGACGTGGTCGCCTTGTTCTCGATGGCTGCAGACGTGCCCGAGGTCGAGCGGCTGCTTCAAGTCACCATCGACTTTTTCTGA
- a CDS encoding potassium transporter TrkG codes for MLANIAKLPLLVILMGIGAFAMLLPAGFGWMIGEFYEARVFLYGALLFGFLTSFLAIAMADRDRSTRHRRHLLALLGLFVLLPIMLAVPFHQAVRTTTFLNSYVEMVSALTTTGATLFEDASRIARSVHLWRALVGWMGGLFIWVGAIAILAPMSLGGFEVRARYGKRGAAASGDTRFGAGISQITRVADFSERIRTYGVRLLPVYIGLTAALWLGLIIAGDNAFIALCHAMSTIATSGISPVGGPAGSNSGYVGEIVMAFFFIFAISRVTFASDMQGSERRRRLPEDPEIRMALAIVILLPLFLFLRHWVGAYEVDEEQNWTAGLTSLWGSFFTVLSFLTTTGFESAAWADSRNWSGLQTPGLILMALALIGGGVATTAGGAKLMRVYALYLHGLREMEKLVHPSSVGGSGTEARHIRGRGAYMAWVFFMLMSMSVALVTGLFSLLGQDFESAMTLTIAALTTTGPIAEVASAEPISYSTLSDPAKAVLAGAMILGRLEMLAIIALLSPEIWRR; via the coding sequence ATGCTCGCCAATATCGCCAAACTGCCGCTGCTTGTGATCCTGATGGGGATCGGCGCGTTTGCGATGCTGCTGCCTGCTGGGTTTGGTTGGATGATTGGCGAGTTTTATGAGGCGCGAGTGTTTCTGTATGGCGCTTTGCTGTTTGGGTTTCTGACTTCGTTTTTAGCCATCGCGATGGCTGATCGAGATCGTTCGACCCGGCATCGGCGTCACCTGTTGGCTTTGCTTGGGCTGTTCGTTCTGCTGCCGATCATGCTGGCTGTGCCTTTTCATCAGGCCGTGCGCACCACAACCTTCCTGAACTCTTATGTCGAGATGGTGTCGGCCCTGACCACCACCGGCGCGACCTTGTTCGAAGATGCAAGCCGTATCGCCCGCTCGGTCCACCTATGGCGCGCCTTGGTGGGATGGATGGGCGGACTGTTCATCTGGGTTGGCGCGATTGCCATTCTTGCCCCGATGTCGCTGGGCGGGTTTGAGGTGCGGGCAAGATATGGCAAACGCGGTGCGGCAGCTTCCGGCGATACGCGATTTGGAGCAGGTATCAGTCAGATCACGCGGGTTGCTGATTTTTCGGAACGAATCCGGACCTATGGCGTGCGGCTGTTGCCGGTTTATATCGGTCTGACGGCGGCCTTGTGGCTGGGTCTGATCATTGCCGGAGACAACGCCTTCATCGCGTTGTGTCACGCTATGTCGACCATCGCGACCAGCGGCATCTCTCCGGTTGGTGGCCCGGCGGGCAGCAATTCGGGTTATGTCGGCGAGATCGTGATGGCATTCTTTTTCATCTTTGCCATCTCACGTGTGACCTTTGCGTCGGATATGCAGGGCAGCGAACGACGGCGACGCCTGCCGGAAGATCCCGAAATACGCATGGCGTTGGCGATCGTGATCTTGCTGCCGCTGTTTCTGTTCCTACGCCACTGGGTCGGGGCGTATGAGGTAGACGAGGAGCAAAACTGGACCGCGGGTCTGACATCACTTTGGGGCAGTTTCTTTACCGTGCTGTCATTTCTGACGACCACCGGCTTTGAAAGTGCTGCCTGGGCGGACAGCCGCAACTGGTCGGGTCTTCAGACACCAGGACTGATCCTAATGGCATTGGCGCTGATCGGCGGTGGGGTTGCCACAACCGCAGGAGGCGCGAAGCTGATGCGTGTCTATGCGCTTTATTTGCATGGGTTGCGCGAGATGGAGAAGCTTGTCCACCCGTCGTCCGTCGGCGGATCGGGCACTGAAGCGCGACATATCCGTGGGCGCGGGGCCTATATGGCGTGGGTCTTTTTCATGCTGATGTCGATGTCCGTGGCGCTTGTCACAGGTTTGTTTTCGTTGCTTGGGCAGGATTTCGAAAGCGCGATGACCCTGACCATTGCCGCATTGACCACAACCGGGCCGATTGCGGAGGTCGCATCGGCGGAGCCGATTTCTTACAGCACGTTATCAGATCCGGCCAAAGCTGTTTTAGCCGGCGCAATGATCCTTGGGCGTCTGGAGATGCTGGCCATCATCGCGTTGCTTAGCCCCGAGATATGGCGACGCTAA
- the hflX gene encoding GTPase HflX has protein sequence MDREEQPTRAWVFHPELTADRNRRDAAPALEEAVSLAMALPDLDVVGSGVVRLPTPHPGKLFGKGKLQELGQQLHAAEVELVLIDGPVSPVQQRNLEKEWKVKILDRTGLILEIFSDRARTREGVLQVEMAALTYQRTRLVRAWTHLERQRGGLGFVGGPGETQIEADRRAIDDQLNRLRRQLEKVVKTRELHRAARAKVPYPIVALVGYTNAGKSTLFNRMTGANVLAKDMLFATLDPTMRQIELPAIGKQPAQGGGRKVILSDTVGFISDLPTQLVAAFRATLEEVLAADLILHVRDISHESTDEQAHDVDLIMTELGVNEDTPQIEVWNKIDLLDTDDQDARRREAERSDSILAISALTGKGFDDLVLAIDAALDTPRKTETLNLAFSDGRKRAWLFDKGIVETEEPGEDGWAITVTWTDRQAAEYAAL, from the coding sequence ATTGACCGGGAAGAACAGCCCACGCGGGCTTGGGTCTTCCATCCCGAACTGACAGCCGACCGCAACCGCCGCGACGCGGCCCCTGCGCTTGAGGAAGCTGTATCGCTTGCGATGGCGTTACCCGATCTTGACGTGGTCGGGTCCGGCGTCGTGCGCCTGCCCACGCCACATCCCGGCAAGCTGTTCGGAAAGGGAAAGTTGCAGGAACTGGGTCAGCAACTGCACGCCGCCGAGGTCGAGCTGGTGCTGATCGACGGGCCGGTCAGCCCGGTGCAGCAACGCAATCTGGAGAAGGAATGGAAGGTCAAGATTCTTGACCGAACCGGCTTGATCCTTGAAATTTTTTCTGACCGTGCGCGCACCCGAGAAGGGGTGTTGCAGGTTGAAATGGCCGCGCTGACCTATCAACGGACGCGACTGGTGCGCGCCTGGACCCACCTTGAACGACAGCGGGGTGGACTCGGATTCGTGGGCGGCCCCGGCGAAACCCAGATCGAGGCGGACCGCCGCGCCATTGATGATCAGCTGAACCGGCTGCGTCGGCAGCTTGAAAAGGTTGTGAAGACTCGCGAACTGCACCGCGCGGCACGCGCCAAGGTGCCGTATCCGATTGTTGCACTGGTCGGTTATACCAATGCGGGCAAGTCCACACTGTTCAACCGTATGACCGGGGCTAATGTGCTGGCCAAGGACATGCTGTTTGCCACGCTTGATCCAACAATGCGCCAGATCGAACTGCCGGCAATAGGGAAGCAGCCGGCGCAGGGTGGCGGACGCAAAGTGATCCTGTCCGATACAGTGGGCTTCATCTCGGATTTGCCAACGCAACTTGTGGCCGCCTTTCGCGCCACGCTGGAAGAGGTATTGGCCGCAGATCTGATCCTGCATGTCCGTGACATCAGCCATGAAAGCACCGATGAACAGGCCCATGATGTGGACTTGATCATGACCGAACTGGGGGTGAACGAAGACACGCCGCAGATTGAGGTCTGGAACAAGATCGACCTGCTGGACACGGACGATCAAGACGCCCGACGCCGCGAGGCGGAACGTAGCGACAGTATTCTGGCCATCTCTGCACTGACCGGTAAAGGATTTGACGATCTGGTGCTGGCTATCGACGCCGCCCTTGATACACCGCGCAAGACTGAGACGCTTAACTTGGCGTTCTCGGACGGGCGAAAACGGGCATGGCTGTTTGACAAAGGCATTGTCGAAACCGAAGAGCCAGGCGAAGACGGCTGGGCGATCACGGTGACATGGACCGATCGGCAAGCGGCGGAATATGCCGCGCTCTGA
- a CDS encoding response regulator, translated as MDGTVLVADDDRTIRTVLTQALTRAGCRVHATGSMATLMRWVEDGRGDAVISDVVMPDGNGLESLPRIAKLRPNLPVIVISAQNTIMTAIQAAEAEAFDYLPKPFDLPDLMKRTAQALERKRVRAPNEADAASKPQNTATDLPLVGRTPAMQELYRLVARVLNVDLPVLIAGESGTGKSLIAQALHDFSERRDGPFIIATPDDLAPSDGVNDVVRRARGGTILFDGVGDLDTDAQARLSRLLDGMGQSGPRVLAISQGDLAKAAAQGAFREDLYYRLAGVVIPVPSLRERLEDIPALSEHFLSRAARDGLPERRFSSDAAQTLRAFPWPGNVRELENLVNRLVVTSAEEEISKAEVDLALGGAVSASFVAADNSDERLSDSVTRHLQRYFDLHGGTLPPSGLYQRILREVERPMIEIALDATGGNQAKCADLLGINRNTLRKKITELEIEVTRRRKLM; from the coding sequence ATGGACGGAACCGTTCTTGTCGCCGATGATGATCGCACGATCCGCACCGTATTGACGCAGGCGCTGACCCGTGCGGGATGTCGGGTGCACGCAACCGGGTCAATGGCAACGCTGATGCGCTGGGTAGAGGACGGGCGCGGAGATGCTGTGATCTCGGATGTAGTGATGCCGGATGGCAATGGGCTTGAATCCTTGCCGCGTATCGCAAAATTGCGGCCCAACCTTCCGGTGATCGTCATTTCGGCCCAAAACACTATCATGACCGCCATTCAGGCCGCCGAGGCCGAAGCGTTCGATTATCTGCCGAAACCCTTTGACCTGCCGGACCTGATGAAACGCACGGCACAGGCGTTGGAACGTAAACGGGTCCGCGCACCCAACGAAGCAGATGCTGCCAGCAAGCCTCAAAACACCGCAACCGATCTTCCACTGGTCGGTCGCACCCCGGCGATGCAAGAACTGTATCGACTTGTCGCGCGGGTTCTGAATGTCGACTTGCCAGTGTTGATCGCCGGGGAAAGCGGTACGGGTAAGTCGCTGATCGCGCAAGCCCTTCATGATTTCTCCGAACGGCGCGACGGGCCGTTCATCATTGCAACGCCAGACGATCTTGCCCCGTCCGACGGGGTCAATGACGTGGTGCGCCGCGCGCGTGGGGGCACCATCCTGTTTGATGGTGTTGGCGATCTGGATACCGATGCGCAGGCGCGTCTGTCCCGTCTTCTGGATGGTATGGGGCAAAGTGGCCCGCGCGTTCTGGCTATCTCGCAAGGGGATCTGGCCAAAGCTGCGGCGCAAGGCGCGTTTCGCGAAGATCTGTACTACCGACTTGCCGGTGTCGTGATTCCGGTGCCCAGCTTGCGTGAACGGTTGGAGGATATTCCCGCGCTGTCCGAACACTTTTTGTCACGCGCGGCGCGAGACGGATTGCCGGAGCGCCGGTTCTCATCCGATGCAGCACAAACCCTGCGGGCGTTTCCGTGGCCGGGGAATGTGCGTGAACTTGAAAATCTGGTCAATCGGCTCGTCGTGACCAGCGCCGAGGAAGAAATCTCGAAAGCCGAGGTTGATCTAGCGTTGGGCGGGGCGGTCTCGGCCTCATTCGTGGCCGCCGATAACAGTGATGAACGCCTGTCAGATTCGGTCACCCGACACCTGCAACGTTACTTCGATTTGCATGGTGGAACGTTGCCGCCAAGTGGTCTTTATCAGCGGATTTTGCGTGAAGTTGAGCGTCCAATGATCGAAATCGCCCTGGATGCGACCGGCGGCAATCAAGCTAAATGTGCCGATTTATTGGGAATCAACCGCAATACCTTGCGTAAAAAGATCACCGAGCTCGAAATCGAGGTGACACGCCGCCGTAAGTTGATGTAA
- a CDS encoding PAS domain-containing sensor histidine kinase — MVVLGPVLAIVTFLTLGPFAQRADSNTLRLILLADAIYVIMVAGLVLAGLGRMIVARRQESAGSRLHLRLTMVFAVIALSPTILVAIFAMLTLNMGLEGWFSDRVRTVVGNSLSAAQAYKQESRDGLVQDGEAIALFLERQRQSQLLLTDAELGSLLTQGQARIQRGLREAYVIDSQGIIRVRGGGSYLFDFEQPSQDDLDRALQGETVVIEDWQNNEFRVLIKLDNFSDHLIQLTRDVNGEILDLVDETQEAARVYNQLESQRGQRLFQFGLIYLGFAVILILAAIWMGMSFAERLARPVGRLAGAAQRVGAGDLDVRVIEEEGDDEIAMLGRYFNQMTTQLKGQRERLLENTEQIERRRRLFDSVLGSVTGGVIGLNADGQVTFVNRAAEEVLDVRDETGVEQELALVVPEFQSLLDEVASGTRETAQTELRLTRGGKQENLLVRIATRRSDEGGLEGYVVAFDDVTDLVSAQRMAAWGDVARRIAHEIKNPLTPIQLSAERIKRKFSKVDGIDVDALEQYTDVIVRQTNDLRRIVDEFSKFARMPEPERRATDIVSLVRDAVLLQQAGQEGVTIRAELLDGPIDVEIDSTMIGQALTNLIKNAGEAIETLEEKGAPEGHSPEIRVDMHDVSGGIEITIADNGIGLPEDRSRLFEPYVTTREKGTGLGLPIVKKIIEEHGGRLTLEDAPAFHSESAHFGALARIFLPRDDGQTEQQKAGAT; from the coding sequence ATGGTGGTCCTTGGCCCGGTTCTGGCCATCGTGACCTTCCTGACGCTTGGCCCATTTGCCCAACGCGCTGACAGCAACACGTTGCGGCTGATCCTTCTGGCAGACGCAATCTATGTGATCATGGTGGCCGGATTGGTTCTGGCGGGACTTGGCCGGATGATCGTGGCCCGCCGTCAGGAAAGTGCCGGATCGCGGCTGCACCTTCGTTTGACAATGGTGTTTGCGGTCATTGCGCTTAGCCCCACAATCCTAGTGGCGATTTTCGCAATGCTGACCCTGAATATGGGGCTTGAAGGCTGGTTTTCAGACCGGGTGCGCACCGTGGTTGGCAACTCGCTGTCTGCCGCACAAGCTTATAAGCAGGAAAGTCGGGATGGGTTGGTGCAGGACGGCGAGGCCATCGCGCTGTTTCTTGAACGTCAACGTCAGTCGCAATTGTTGCTGACCGACGCCGAACTGGGGTCGTTGCTGACACAGGGGCAGGCGAGGATCCAACGCGGCTTGCGTGAAGCCTATGTGATTGACTCCCAAGGCATTATTCGGGTGCGCGGTGGTGGTTCTTACCTGTTTGATTTTGAACAACCCAGTCAAGACGATCTTGACAGGGCTCTTCAAGGCGAAACCGTGGTGATCGAAGATTGGCAGAACAACGAGTTTCGAGTTCTGATCAAACTGGACAATTTCTCGGATCACTTGATCCAACTGACCCGCGATGTGAACGGCGAAATTCTGGATCTTGTCGACGAAACACAGGAAGCGGCCCGGGTCTATAACCAGTTGGAAAGTCAACGCGGTCAGCGGTTGTTTCAGTTCGGGCTGATCTATCTGGGTTTTGCGGTCATTCTGATCCTTGCGGCGATCTGGATGGGCATGTCCTTTGCCGAACGTCTGGCGCGTCCCGTAGGGCGGCTGGCAGGAGCCGCGCAGCGCGTAGGGGCGGGCGATCTGGACGTGCGTGTCATCGAAGAGGAAGGCGATGACGAGATCGCGATGCTTGGGCGCTATTTCAACCAGATGACCACGCAACTGAAAGGCCAACGCGAGCGGCTTTTGGAAAACACCGAACAGATTGAACGCCGTCGCCGGTTGTTTGACAGCGTGCTGGGGTCGGTGACCGGCGGTGTGATTGGGCTCAATGCCGATGGTCAGGTGACATTCGTCAACCGCGCTGCAGAAGAAGTGCTGGACGTGCGTGATGAAACTGGTGTCGAGCAGGAACTGGCGCTGGTGGTTCCCGAATTCCAATCCCTGCTGGACGAAGTGGCCAGTGGCACACGCGAAACCGCCCAAACAGAACTGCGCCTGACGCGCGGAGGCAAGCAGGAAAACTTGCTGGTGCGCATCGCGACACGACGGTCTGACGAGGGTGGGCTGGAAGGCTATGTGGTTGCGTTCGACGATGTGACCGACCTTGTGTCGGCCCAGCGCATGGCGGCGTGGGGCGACGTGGCCCGTCGCATCGCGCACGAGATTAAGAACCCTTTGACCCCGATCCAACTGTCCGCCGAGCGTATTAAACGCAAGTTCAGCAAGGTGGACGGCATCGATGTGGATGCATTGGAACAATACACCGACGTGATCGTGCGTCAGACCAATGATTTACGTCGCATCGTAGACGAATTTTCGAAGTTTGCCCGAATGCCGGAACCAGAACGCCGTGCCACCGATATTGTCTCCCTCGTGCGTGACGCAGTGTTGCTTCAGCAAGCAGGGCAAGAGGGCGTGACGATCCGCGCCGAACTGCTGGATGGCCCGATTGACGTTGAAATTGATAGCACGATGATCGGACAAGCGCTGACCAACCTGATCAAGAACGCTGGGGAAGCCATTGAAACACTAGAGGAAAAAGGCGCGCCCGAAGGGCATTCACCGGAAATCCGTGTGGATATGCACGACGTATCAGGCGGGATTGAAATTACCATTGCCGACAACGGCATTGGCTTGCCGGAAGACCGATCAAGGCTGTTTGAACCTTATGTCACCACGCGTGAAAAAGGCACAGGGCTGGGGCTTCCAATTGTGAAGAAGATTATTGAAGAGCATGGCGGGCGTCTGACCCTAGAAGACGCGCCCGCCTTTCATAGTGAAAGCGCCCATTTCGGCGCGTTGGCAAGAATTTTTCTGCCCCGAGATGACGGGCAGACAGAGCAACAGAAAGCGGGGGCAACATGA
- a CDS encoding ATP-binding protein — translation MSGDVHLWSALPVPAIELSSDGRVKRLNGAGEMFLNISERSLIGARLGAKLELSVDMDDALARISRTGGPLYVDGVKLTLPGGDLRDVNLQFSPLTTSGGDKTHVLILLQPRSGAEHLGWVQGSQVAARQAIGMAEMLAHEIKNPLAGITGAAQLLSMSLSSEDQELTDLIVAESRRVVALLEQVEQFGDLRPPACAPINIHDILDRARATTQIGFAPGMVISEAYDPSLPDVWVDGDQIQQVFLNLLKNAAQACKGEGKIEIRTYYEAGLRLHLPDGGQASLPLQVEVIDNGPGLPADIADHVFDPFVSGRENGTGLGLALVSKILTDHGALISVDSRPGRTAFRISLPVAPAPHRKGG, via the coding sequence ATGAGCGGCGACGTACATCTCTGGTCGGCATTGCCTGTGCCCGCGATTGAGCTGAGCAGCGACGGTCGCGTGAAACGGCTAAACGGGGCGGGCGAGATGTTTTTGAACATCTCGGAGCGCAGCCTGATCGGTGCCCGGCTTGGTGCAAAACTTGAATTGTCGGTCGATATGGACGACGCGCTTGCACGGATCAGCCGCACAGGCGGACCGCTTTATGTGGATGGGGTCAAATTGACGCTTCCCGGTGGCGATCTGCGGGATGTCAACCTCCAGTTCTCTCCGTTGACGACGTCAGGGGGCGACAAGACACATGTTCTGATCTTGCTTCAACCACGCAGTGGGGCCGAGCATCTGGGTTGGGTGCAAGGTTCGCAAGTGGCGGCGCGACAGGCTATTGGCATGGCGGAAATGTTGGCCCATGAGATCAAGAACCCATTGGCCGGGATCACCGGTGCCGCGCAGCTTTTGTCGATGTCCTTGTCGTCCGAGGATCAGGAACTGACCGATTTGATCGTCGCCGAAAGCCGCCGGGTCGTGGCGTTGCTAGAGCAGGTTGAGCAGTTTGGCGATCTGCGTCCTCCGGCCTGCGCGCCGATCAATATTCATGATATACTGGATCGCGCACGGGCGACAACGCAGATAGGCTTCGCGCCGGGTATGGTGATCTCCGAGGCGTATGATCCCTCTTTGCCGGATGTCTGGGTAGACGGCGATCAGATACAACAGGTTTTTCTGAACTTGTTGAAGAATGCCGCTCAAGCCTGCAAAGGTGAAGGGAAAATAGAAATTCGCACCTACTATGAAGCAGGATTGCGGTTGCACCTTCCAGACGGTGGGCAAGCCAGTTTGCCCTTGCAGGTCGAGGTGATCGACAATGGACCCGGCTTGCCTGCGGACATCGCCGATCACGTCTTTGATCCATTTGTATCAGGGCGTGAGAACGGCACCGGGCTTGGGCTGGCGTTGGTGTCAAAGATCCTGACCGATCATGGCGCTTTGATCTCGGTCGACAGCCGCCCCGGACGCACCGCGTTCCGCATATCCTTGCCGGTCGCCCCGGCACCCCATCGAAAAGGAGGCTGA
- the hfq gene encoding RNA chaperone Hfq: MAADKQNLQDAFLNHVRKSKVPVTIFLINGVKLQGVISWFDNFCVLLRRDGQSQLVYKHAISTIMPGQPINLYDGEES; encoded by the coding sequence ATGGCTGCCGACAAACAGAACCTGCAGGACGCGTTTCTGAACCATGTTCGAAAATCGAAAGTTCCAGTGACGATCTTCTTGATCAATGGCGTGAAACTTCAGGGCGTCATCTCATGGTTTGACAATTTCTGTGTCTTGCTGCGCCGCGATGGCCAGTCGCAACTTGTCTACAAGCACGCGATTTCAACCATCATGCCCGGCCAGCCGATCAACCTTTATGATGGCGAAGAAAGCTGA